The Bdellovibrio sp. NC01 genome includes the window ACTGACGTTGAACGCTCTTGCGGATTTTGCAAGCGGCGACCAACCATCAGTTCGGCAAGTTCAGCCGTCGACGTTTCAGAAGTTTTTTTCGAAGCAACCACACAACCGGCACGGAAGACAGTGACTTCGTCAGTCAGTGCCATCACTTCTTTCAACTTATGCGTGATGATCAGAATCGTTTTACCTTCATCACGTAAGCGACGCAGATTTTTGAAAAGATCTTGCACTTCTTGCGGAGTCAAAACCGCCGTCGGCTCATCCAAGATAAGGATTTGCGAATCTTCAGAAAGAATTTTTAAAATCTCGATACGTTGTTGGGCGCCAACGGACAAAGATTCCACGCGAGCATCAAGATCAATATCGAAACCATAACGTTGTGCAATTTCATGCAAACGAGCTTTTTGAACTTTGCGCGGAAGAACAGAAAAGGCTGAACCCTTTTGTTGTAACAGAATATTGTCTAAAGCAGTGAAGGGCTCTGCCAACATGAAGTGTTGGTGAACCATGCCGATCTTTGCATTCATCGCATCGATCGAAGAGTGAAATGAAACAGGCTGGCCGTTTAAAAAAACTTGGCCTTCATCGGGACGATAAAGACCAAAAAGGATTTTCATAGCTGTGGATTTGCCGGCACCGTTTTCACCAACGATACCGTGGATGCTTCCAGCAGAAATTGAAAATGAAAGGTCCGAGTTGGCTTTTACTGCGCCAAAGTGCTTAGAGATTCCTTTAAATTCAACTGCTGGAACTAAACTCATGGGGCCTATTTCTTTTTGTAGTAATCAGGAACTTGGATTTGGCCCGCGATGATTTTCTTTTTGATCTCTTCGACTTTTTTCTTCATGTCAGCTGTGATCAGTTTTTCGTTGTATTTATCAAGCGTGTAATCGACACCGTGGTTTTTCAAACCGAATTGCTCGATGCCGGCAGTGAACTTGCCTGCTTGTGCATCTTTGATTGTGTCGTAAACAGCAACGTCTACGGCTTTCAACATGCTCGTCAAGATGAAGCCAGGCTTGATCCAGTTTTGATTGCTGTCACAACCGATCGCCAATTTCTTTTTGTCTTCAGCGGCATCAAACACGCCAGAG containing:
- a CDS encoding ABC transporter ATP-binding protein, with the translated sequence MSLVPAVEFKGISKHFGAVKANSDLSFSISAGSIHGIVGENGAGKSTAMKILFGLYRPDEGQVFLNGQPVSFHSSIDAMNAKIGMVHQHFMLAEPFTALDNILLQQKGSAFSVLPRKVQKARLHEIAQRYGFDIDLDARVESLSVGAQQRIEILKILSEDSQILILDEPTAVLTPQEVQDLFKNLRRLRDEGKTILIITHKLKEVMALTDEVTVFRAGCVVASKKTSETSTAELAELMVGRRLQNPQERSTSVETAKAVLDIQRLHAKLGTCSVEDVSFKVHGREIVGIAGVEGNGQDILIRALLDSHSLIGKSYQGSIATLGHVGSFPEDRLRFGMLPGRPVWENFLLGQQKLLRFSRGIFLRKKDILQATREAMETYDVRPRNEHHSFDKLSGGNQQKLVVARALSQNPGVVIAAQPTRGVDIGAIEFIHNQLRRCRDEGSGVLLISSELDELMALSDRILVLYKGRVVKEFTRTQFDEIALGAAMGGVL